One genomic region from Natrarchaeobius halalkaliphilus encodes:
- a CDS encoding cobalamin biosynthesis protein, whose translation MSGEQATATEGGQPSRIQVPADPLAGHPATAYFWGHVAGSGDVAADRLAVVTTDEASARVLAAVAGGDVERDGTRREYAHDRSITRSEDEYTLSITPGDSAGLLGRNSVLGLPVDGRGNYRFDAFAGHDRELLRGLFEGCGTICFKSSSGTVGVSFVHDDPALLEFGRALIVECPVAAPTGDLSETASGGYWFGVDDSRAPAFGRWLYEDCEETGLFAPSRRRKLERSLSQADAYDET comes from the coding sequence ATGAGCGGCGAGCAAGCGACGGCTACGGAGGGTGGCCAACCGTCGAGGATCCAGGTGCCGGCGGACCCGCTCGCGGGTCACCCCGCGACGGCGTACTTCTGGGGCCACGTCGCCGGCAGCGGCGACGTTGCGGCCGATCGCCTCGCGGTCGTCACCACCGACGAGGCGTCGGCACGGGTGCTCGCCGCGGTCGCCGGCGGCGACGTCGAACGCGACGGGACGCGTCGAGAGTACGCCCACGATCGATCGATCACTCGGTCCGAAGACGAGTACACGCTCTCGATCACTCCCGGCGATTCCGCCGGCCTCCTCGGCCGAAACAGCGTGCTCGGGCTACCAGTCGACGGTCGAGGCAACTACCGGTTCGACGCCTTCGCCGGTCACGATCGGGAGCTCCTCCGGGGGCTGTTCGAGGGCTGCGGAACGATCTGTTTCAAGTCCTCGAGTGGGACGGTCGGCGTCTCGTTCGTCCACGACGATCCCGCCCTGCTCGAGTTCGGGCGAGCACTGATCGTCGAGTGTCCGGTAGCCGCTCCGACCGGAGACCTCTCGGAGACCGCGTCGGGCGGCTACTGGTTCGGCGTCGACGACAGTCGTGCGCCGGCGTTCGGACGCTGGCTCTATGAGGACTGCGAGGAGACCGGCCTGTTCGCTCCGAG
- a CDS encoding ferredoxin, with protein MPRYEVTIEKDACDGVFACLTRDPRFVEDEDGLATIDPGADPVYDCEGELTETAERVVATFDDDRIDEARRAATACPTDAIVVDEVDE; from the coding sequence ATGCCACGATACGAAGTTACCATCGAGAAGGACGCCTGTGACGGAGTGTTCGCCTGCCTGACCCGCGATCCGCGATTCGTCGAGGACGAGGACGGCCTGGCGACGATCGATCCGGGAGCGGATCCCGTCTACGACTGTGAGGGTGAACTCACGGAGACCGCAGAGCGCGTCGTCGCGACGTTCGACGACGATCGAATCGACGAGGCCAGACGGGCCGCGACGGCCTGTCCGACCGACGCGATCGTCGTCGACGAGGTGGACGAATGA
- the cobJ gene encoding precorrin-3B C(17)-methyltransferase translates to MTDTNADADDESTSNCGASSASGSTRETVGATIEEFDAEPGQLTAVGLGPGHPEGMTERARTALLEAEHIVGYTTYIDLIPTEITEEADELYDTPMCGEVSRTEEAIDRTLAGNDVVIVGSGDPNVYALAGLALEIIESKGATASMVDFEVVPGVPAAQSCGARLGAPLVNDTVSISLSDHLVPMPEIESRLHAVASESFTITVYNPWSRKRRENFEKCCEILLTHREEDTPIGIVHGAGREDEQVMITELGELEELGESEIIDMTTTIVVGNEDTYVWDDRMVTPRGYETKYDY, encoded by the coding sequence ATGACTGACACCAACGCGGACGCCGACGACGAATCGACATCGAACTGCGGCGCATCGAGCGCATCCGGGTCGACCCGAGAGACCGTCGGCGCGACGATCGAGGAGTTCGACGCCGAACCCGGTCAGCTGACCGCGGTCGGACTCGGTCCCGGCCACCCGGAGGGAATGACCGAACGTGCACGGACCGCCCTGCTCGAGGCGGAACACATCGTCGGCTATACGACCTACATCGATCTCATCCCGACCGAGATCACCGAGGAGGCCGATGAGCTGTACGATACGCCGATGTGCGGCGAGGTCTCGCGGACCGAAGAAGCGATCGACCGCACGCTCGCTGGCAACGACGTGGTGATCGTCGGGAGCGGCGATCCAAACGTCTACGCGCTCGCCGGCCTGGCCCTCGAGATCATAGAGTCGAAAGGCGCGACGGCGTCGATGGTCGACTTCGAGGTCGTCCCCGGCGTACCGGCGGCACAGTCGTGCGGGGCTCGCCTGGGTGCCCCCCTCGTGAACGACACGGTTTCGATCTCGCTTTCGGATCACCTCGTTCCGATGCCGGAGATCGAGTCAAGACTCCACGCCGTCGCGAGTGAGTCGTTTACGATCACGGTCTACAATCCCTGGAGCCGCAAGCGCAGGGAGAACTTCGAGAAGTGCTGTGAGATCCTGTTGACCCACCGCGAGGAAGACACACCGATCGGCATCGTCCACGGCGCGGGTCGCGAGGACGAGCAGGTGATGATCACCGAACTCGGTGAACTCGAGGAACTGGGCGAGAGCGAGATCATCGATATGACGACGACGATCGTCGTCGGCAACGAGGACACCTACGTTTGGGACGATCGGATGGTCACGCCGCGTGGGTACGAGACGAAATACGACTACTGA
- a CDS encoding precorrin-3B C(17)-methyltransferase translates to MSSDADPAGENASTDATPGGTPDDHGTLSVVGIGPGLPTHMTRRAKEVIESAEVVIASSLYQKFLRADGTLAPKAETGEDGIAVRDDGVEQEIVRSTMGRQIELARAAFDHVREGKDVAHVSGGDPSVYGKSDLIFKMAAEENATDVPIEIVPGLTAALGGSANVGAPLCNDFCTISLSDKWRGWDEIEEKLRAAAISGFVIVLYNCWRNYERAVDIVREERTDDAFVAIVNDAGREAAGRNGESQFITTLGEAGEHDDKVSGMGTSLIVGNHETETWSNDDRTYLVTPRGGRDVDDF, encoded by the coding sequence ATGAGTTCCGACGCGGACCCGGCCGGTGAGAACGCGAGCACGGACGCGACACCGGGCGGAACTCCTGATGACCACGGGACGCTCTCCGTCGTCGGCATCGGGCCTGGCCTGCCGACCCACATGACGAGGCGAGCAAAGGAGGTCATCGAGTCCGCCGAGGTCGTCATCGCCTCGAGTCTGTACCAGAAATTCCTCCGAGCGGACGGCACACTGGCACCGAAAGCGGAGACGGGCGAGGACGGTATCGCCGTCCGCGACGACGGCGTCGAACAGGAGATCGTTCGCTCGACGATGGGCCGACAGATCGAACTCGCCCGAGCGGCCTTCGACCACGTTCGGGAGGGGAAAGACGTTGCCCACGTGTCCGGCGGCGATCCGTCGGTCTACGGCAAGTCCGACCTGATATTCAAGATGGCCGCCGAGGAGAACGCGACGGACGTGCCGATCGAAATCGTTCCCGGCCTCACCGCAGCGCTTGGGGGCTCGGCAAACGTCGGTGCGCCGCTGTGTAACGACTTCTGTACGATCTCGCTCTCGGACAAGTGGCGCGGCTGGGACGAAATCGAAGAGAAGTTGCGCGCAGCGGCGATCTCGGGGTTCGTGATCGTCCTCTACAACTGCTGGCGAAACTACGAGCGGGCGGTCGACATCGTCCGCGAGGAGCGGACCGACGACGCGTTCGTGGCGATCGTCAACGACGCCGGCCGCGAGGCCGCCGGTCGAAACGGCGAGAGCCAGTTCATCACGACCCTCGGTGAGGCCGGCGAACACGACGACAAGGTGTCCGGAATGGGGACCTCGCTGATCGTCGGAAACCACGAGACAGAGACCTGGAGCAACGACGATCGAACGTACCTCGTCACCCCTCGAGGCGGGCGTGACGTCGACGACTTCTGA
- the cbiG gene encoding cobalt-precorrin 5A hydrolase has protein sequence MSTDDANDDSRSDADGGHCSTADSDGEVATEIAIIAFERKRGTAEEITAELDDRYETIDIIEYHGDVFEEHWGEYDCFIGLMASGIAMRKTAHLLEDKWEDPAICVVDEELTWAIPITGGHHGANQVARDLATMGAVPAMTTASEAAGKQGVESRAKAMDAHVVNGDSTVKTNLAVLDDTLGPVARLDGPRAVLVGNDVTVLKRNSDDGCVIGTGSVSGASTESFIAAWETALDRTEYDVGAVEFVATATRKEDEEGLLAAVEELDLGLVVFDRETLLEHEGPTPSKSKELIGWPGVSEASAIAGSAERELVLEKIGYENEVTVAIGR, from the coding sequence ATGAGTACGGACGACGCAAACGACGATTCGAGGTCGGACGCGGACGGCGGTCACTGTTCGACGGCCGACAGCGACGGCGAAGTCGCAACGGAGATCGCAATCATCGCGTTCGAGCGAAAGAGAGGGACCGCCGAGGAGATCACGGCGGAGCTCGACGACCGCTACGAGACGATCGACATCATCGAGTACCACGGCGACGTTTTCGAAGAGCACTGGGGCGAGTACGACTGCTTCATCGGCCTGATGGCGAGCGGGATCGCGATGCGAAAGACCGCTCACCTGTTAGAGGACAAGTGGGAGGACCCCGCCATCTGCGTCGTCGACGAGGAACTGACCTGGGCGATTCCGATCACCGGCGGTCACCACGGTGCGAACCAGGTCGCACGGGACCTGGCAACGATGGGTGCCGTACCGGCGATGACCACCGCGAGCGAAGCCGCGGGAAAACAGGGCGTCGAATCGCGCGCAAAGGCGATGGACGCCCACGTTGTCAACGGCGACTCGACCGTGAAGACGAACCTCGCCGTACTGGACGATACCCTCGGCCCCGTCGCCCGACTGGACGGTCCTCGTGCGGTACTCGTGGGTAACGACGTCACCGTCCTCAAGCGCAACAGCGACGACGGATGCGTCATCGGTACCGGGAGCGTCTCCGGCGCGAGCACGGAGTCCTTCATCGCCGCGTGGGAAACGGCCCTCGATCGGACCGAGTACGATGTCGGCGCCGTCGAGTTCGTCGCCACCGCGACCCGGAAAGAAGACGAAGAGGGCCTGCTGGCGGCCGTCGAGGAACTCGATCTCGGCCTGGTCGTCTTCGACAGGGAGACCCTCCTCGAACACGAGGGGCCAACGCCGTCGAAGTCGAAGGAACTGATCGGTTGGCCCGGCGTCTCGGAAGCCTCGGCGATCGCCGGCAGCGCCGAGCGGGAACTCGTCCTCGAGAAGATCGGCTACGAAAACGAGGTTACGGTGGCGATCGGTCGATGA
- a CDS encoding SAM-dependent methyltransferase, with protein sequence MRESNANEPTTGTDEREDSVGSRSATALRSDGGHPQEAIDAQGSRRGETLDARIFEHNAGDDQEGIPFVGAGPGDPGLLTVTGSKLLEDADLVVHAGSLVNSELLEEYCDHAELVNSVGKDLETLVPLMRDAYEDGRAVVRLHSGDPAIYGAALEQMDALEHEGVPTYFVPGVTSAFAASATLRTQLTLNEVSNHVAFTRPQGKTLTEADDHVSDFVGMGDVTTCLYLGTHAVSETMDRLLDDGHDPETPVAVIYHASWPDEDVIVGTIDTIGAQVEEAGYRASAVVVIGDAVTARGYERSYLYGDWANRGDSSEANDAETQADGD encoded by the coding sequence ATGAGAGAGTCCAACGCGAACGAGCCGACAACCGGGACGGACGAGAGAGAGGACTCCGTCGGGTCGCGGTCCGCGACGGCGTTGCGTTCCGACGGCGGCCACCCGCAGGAGGCGATCGACGCCCAGGGAAGCCGCCGTGGCGAGACGCTCGACGCTCGAATCTTCGAACACAACGCCGGCGACGACCAGGAGGGGATTCCGTTCGTCGGTGCCGGACCGGGCGATCCGGGCCTGCTGACGGTTACGGGTTCGAAACTGCTCGAGGACGCCGACCTCGTGGTCCACGCTGGCTCGCTCGTCAACAGCGAACTGTTAGAGGAGTACTGCGATCACGCGGAACTCGTGAATTCGGTCGGCAAGGATCTCGAGACGTTGGTCCCGCTGATGCGGGACGCCTACGAGGACGGTCGGGCGGTCGTGCGCCTGCACAGCGGCGATCCCGCCATCTACGGGGCCGCACTCGAGCAGATGGACGCCCTCGAACACGAGGGTGTGCCGACGTACTTCGTCCCGGGCGTCACGTCGGCGTTCGCGGCCAGCGCTACGTTGCGAACGCAACTGACGCTCAACGAGGTCTCGAACCACGTCGCGTTCACCCGACCGCAGGGAAAGACGCTGACCGAGGCGGACGATCACGTCTCCGACTTCGTCGGGATGGGCGATGTGACGACCTGTCTCTACCTCGGAACACACGCGGTCAGCGAGACGATGGACAGGTTGCTCGACGACGGCCACGATCCCGAGACGCCCGTCGCGGTGATCTACCACGCTTCCTGGCCGGACGAGGACGTGATAGTCGGCACGATCGACACGATCGGGGCGCAAGTCGAGGAGGCGGGATACCGGGCGTCAGCCGTGGTCGTTATCGGCGATGCCGTGACCGCCAGGGGGTACGAACGGTCGTACCTGTACGGCGACTGGGCGAACCGGGGCGACTCGAGCGAGGCGAACGACGCGGAAACGCAAGCTGACGGAGACTGA
- a CDS encoding cobalt-factor II C(20)-methyltransferase, whose amino-acid sequence MTLYGVGLGPGEADLVTVRGKEVLRNADTVYSPGRLSRTVAIEHVDESKIGNLDFPMTKDEEKLRSAWKEAAAAIAPNALDGDVAFVTLGDPNVYSTFGHLRRTVTAFHPDVDLEIVPGVSAVTAFATALDVEIEAGAGLSLREAANGVSPAGPDRMILFKVTDAPATHEGLVEAGYDVTYGRRLFMEQGETVVTDDPDAIDERDYYTLAYAERNDLAEQATAVFGRETGDSPESTSEDSAPSDTSAADGGTAVELERAEGCEHGDCGGHR is encoded by the coding sequence ATGACGCTGTACGGCGTCGGACTCGGTCCCGGCGAGGCCGATCTCGTCACCGTTCGCGGGAAGGAGGTGCTTCGGAACGCGGATACGGTCTACTCGCCCGGCCGCCTCTCGCGAACCGTCGCGATCGAACACGTCGACGAATCGAAAATCGGGAATCTGGACTTCCCGATGACGAAAGACGAGGAGAAGCTTCGTTCGGCCTGGAAAGAGGCGGCAGCGGCGATCGCACCGAACGCGCTCGACGGCGACGTCGCCTTCGTGACGCTCGGTGATCCCAACGTCTACTCGACCTTCGGTCACCTGCGCCGGACCGTCACCGCCTTTCACCCGGATGTCGATCTCGAGATCGTTCCGGGCGTCAGCGCGGTGACGGCGTTTGCGACCGCACTGGACGTCGAGATCGAAGCCGGCGCGGGACTCTCGTTGCGAGAGGCGGCAAACGGTGTAAGCCCCGCGGGTCCGGATCGGATGATCCTGTTCAAGGTCACCGACGCGCCCGCGACCCACGAGGGACTCGTCGAGGCCGGCTACGACGTGACCTACGGCAGGCGACTGTTCATGGAACAGGGCGAGACGGTCGTTACTGACGATCCGGATGCGATCGACGAACGCGACTACTACACGCTGGCGTACGCCGAGAGGAACGATCTCGCAGAGCAGGCGACGGCCGTCTTCGGACGGGAGACGGGCGACTCCCCCGAGTCGACGAGCGAGGACAGTGCACCGAGCGACACGTCGGCCGCTGACGGCGGAACGGCGGTCGAACTCGAGCGTGCGGAGGGATGTGAACACGGTGATTGCGGGGGGCATCGATGA
- the cbiT gene encoding precorrin-6Y C5,15-methyltransferase (decarboxylating) subunit CbiT translates to MAPIALPHDAKAGPTKPEVRAVVRSKLALTDEDHFAEVGSCTGAVTIEAAQQAGRVTALERKPGRLETTERNLAANEESIRADVELRNAEAPEGLPDDADALFLGGSRNFEAVLDHAVETEIDRVVMNVSRLETAGRALEAFRDRNVLEEVVQFQVSHGYELAGATSFDSDNPVYTLVGSATPEDGSENGGETAVADGGQVTDGTTAGGKRR, encoded by the coding sequence ATGGCACCCATCGCGCTTCCACACGATGCGAAGGCCGGACCGACGAAGCCGGAGGTCCGCGCCGTCGTCCGATCGAAGCTCGCGCTCACGGACGAAGATCACTTCGCGGAGGTCGGTTCCTGTACGGGAGCCGTAACGATCGAAGCCGCACAGCAAGCGGGGCGGGTGACCGCTCTCGAGCGCAAGCCCGGACGCCTCGAGACGACCGAACGGAACCTCGCGGCGAACGAGGAGTCGATACGTGCCGACGTCGAACTCCGTAACGCGGAAGCGCCCGAGGGGCTGCCGGACGACGCCGACGCGCTTTTTCTGGGCGGGAGCCGGAACTTCGAGGCCGTACTCGACCACGCCGTCGAGACCGAGATCGACCGCGTGGTGATGAACGTCTCCCGGCTCGAGACCGCCGGGAGGGCGCTCGAGGCCTTTCGGGACCGGAACGTACTCGAAGAGGTCGTCCAGTTCCAGGTGAGTCACGGCTACGAACTGGCTGGGGCGACGAGTTTCGACTCGGACAATCCGGTCTACACGCTGGTCGGCAGTGCAACGCCGGAGGACGGGAGCGAGAACGGCGGTGAAACAGCCGTCGCTGACGGCGGTCAGGTCACCGACGGAACGACGGCGGGAGGGAAACGCCGATGA
- a CDS encoding cobalt-precorrin-7 (C(5))-methyltransferase — protein MTDDYDLDSGPDPATFAAAAPEPTVDETAADPVYVVGVGPGHPAYRTPRGERAISEADVVVGFETVVELVEDVTDADLLTCGYRDEAEALAAFGERVAAGERGTAVAMGDPNHSGYQFVGKIQAAVEREADRRGTDPKPIRVIPGISSLQVAASRARTPMEETEFVTLHKSGDLDADMDRLVAAVDDRNLLVLPRPYDRMPGDIAAFLLDRGADPTLEALVLEKLTHADEAIHRYSLAELSEHAGGDGSEDTPFSDLVVLAVRQPV, from the coding sequence ATGACCGACGACTACGATCTCGACAGCGGGCCGGATCCGGCGACGTTCGCGGCGGCCGCCCCGGAGCCGACCGTCGACGAAACGGCGGCCGATCCCGTGTACGTAGTCGGCGTCGGTCCCGGACACCCAGCGTATCGAACGCCACGCGGTGAGCGAGCGATCAGCGAGGCTGACGTCGTCGTCGGCTTCGAGACCGTCGTGGAGCTCGTCGAGGACGTGACGGACGCCGATCTGTTGACCTGTGGCTACAGGGACGAGGCCGAGGCGCTCGCAGCGTTCGGAGAGCGTGTCGCCGCCGGCGAACGCGGAACCGCGGTCGCGATGGGCGATCCCAACCACTCCGGCTACCAGTTCGTCGGAAAGATCCAGGCTGCCGTCGAGCGCGAGGCCGATCGACGGGGGACGGACCCGAAGCCGATCCGCGTGATTCCCGGCATCTCCTCGCTGCAGGTGGCCGCGAGTCGCGCCCGAACGCCGATGGAAGAGACCGAGTTCGTTACGCTGCACAAAAGCGGCGATCTCGATGCCGACATGGATCGACTCGTCGCTGCGGTCGACGATCGGAACCTGCTCGTGTTACCACGGCCGTACGATCGGATGCCCGGCGACATCGCGGCGTTCTTGCTCGATCGCGGGGCGGATCCCACCCTCGAGGCCCTCGTCCTCGAGAAGCTGACCCACGCCGACGAGGCGATCCACCGCTACAGCCTGGCGGAACTGTCCGAACACGCCGGTGGTGATGGCAGCGAGGACACGCCGTTTTCGGATCTGGTCGTACTCGCCGTTCGACAGCCGGTGTAG
- a CDS encoding precorrin-8X methylmutase has protein sequence MSDRKYEREYADLGATTRSAMDIAQTSMDIVRQFVPDETLADRIRQKSVHSMGDIEFQHLISFTGCDRQGDDDDAPVRAGARAVLAEAPIVTDITMSKAGITSRGHGCRKRTAIGNGSELAEETGMTRTAASVLELDKRGVYDGAIATIGNAPTAAFALADCIENGTRPEVVVATPVGFVKAEESRERIRDVSEAYDVPAITNVGRRGGSGLAAALTNELIHVASDVRTGELELEEVDE, from the coding sequence ATGAGTGACAGGAAATACGAACGAGAGTACGCGGACCTCGGAGCAACGACTCGAAGCGCCATGGACATCGCCCAGACGAGCATGGATATCGTCCGGCAGTTCGTCCCCGATGAGACGCTGGCCGACCGAATCCGACAGAAGTCGGTCCACTCGATGGGCGACATCGAGTTCCAGCATCTGATCTCGTTCACCGGGTGCGACCGGCAGGGAGACGACGACGATGCGCCGGTCCGCGCCGGCGCGCGGGCCGTCCTCGCGGAGGCACCCATCGTCACGGATATCACGATGTCGAAGGCCGGGATCACGAGTCGTGGCCACGGCTGTCGAAAGCGTACGGCGATCGGTAACGGAAGCGAGCTCGCAGAGGAGACGGGGATGACCCGGACCGCGGCGTCGGTTCTCGAACTCGACAAGCGGGGCGTCTACGACGGGGCGATCGCAACGATCGGCAACGCGCCGACGGCGGCCTTCGCCCTCGCGGACTGTATCGAGAACGGGACTCGTCCCGAGGTCGTCGTCGCGACTCCCGTCGGTTTCGTCAAGGCCGAAGAGAGCCGCGAGCGAATCCGCGACGTCAGCGAGGCGTACGACGTGCCGGCGATCACCAACGTCGGTCGTCGCGGCGGGAGCGGGCTCGCCGCCGCGCTGACGAACGAACTGATCCACGTCGCCAGCGACGTCCGAACCGGCGAACTCGAGCTCGAGGAGGTGGACGAATGA